The following coding sequences lie in one Bacteroides helcogenes P 36-108 genomic window:
- a CDS encoding DUF4494 domain-containing protein codes for MAMHTWFECKIRYEKTMDNGMNKKVTEPYLVDALSFTEAEARIIEEMTPFISGEFTVSDIKRANYSELFPSEEEAADRWFKCKLVFITLDEKSGAEKKTSTQVLVQAADLRDAVKKLDEGMKGTMADYQIASVAETAIMDVYPYSAEPNDKPEV; via the coding sequence ATGGCAATGCATACATGGTTTGAGTGCAAAATCCGTTACGAAAAGACAATGGATAACGGAATGAATAAGAAAGTGACCGAACCCTACCTTGTAGATGCACTCAGCTTTACAGAGGCGGAAGCACGCATCATTGAGGAAATGACTCCTTTTATTTCGGGAGAGTTTACCGTATCGGATATCAAACGAGCCAATTACAGCGAATTATTCCCAAGTGAGGAAGAAGCCGCCGACCGTTGGTTTAAATGCAAACTGGTATTCATCACGCTTGACGAAAAAAGCGGTGCTGAAAAGAAAACCTCCACTCAAGTATTGGTGCAGGCGGCAGACTTGCGAGACGCTGTGAAGAAACTGGACGAAGGCATGAAGGGAACAATGGCTGATTATCAGATTGCATCGGTAGCAGAAACAGCCATCATGGATGTATATCCGTATAGTGCAGAACCGAATGACAAACCGGAAGTATAA
- a CDS encoding master DNA invertase Mpi family serine-type recombinase produces the protein MAVVAYLRVSTEKQFLENQREEIVRFAEKNGLKIDRWYMETVSGKVSTKERKLSGLLERMRPGDSLIVTEISRLSRTLLEIMTILNSCIKKEVVLYSTKEGYVFQNDINSKVLGFAFGLMAEIERNLISMRTKEALARRRQEGKHLGRKKGDMPKTKLLCENKRQLLKAHKKGASCASLAREMGVSRTTMSRFLNR, from the coding sequence ATGGCAGTAGTAGCTTATTTAAGAGTGAGTACGGAAAAGCAGTTTTTAGAAAATCAGCGTGAGGAGATTGTACGCTTTGCTGAAAAAAATGGTTTAAAAATTGACCGGTGGTATATGGAAACGGTCAGTGGAAAAGTGAGTACAAAGGAAAGGAAGTTGTCGGGATTATTGGAGAGGATGAGGCCGGGAGATTCACTGATTGTGACAGAAATCTCCCGCCTTAGCCGTACCTTGCTGGAGATTATGACTATCCTTAACTCATGCATCAAGAAAGAAGTTGTGTTGTACAGCACCAAAGAAGGATATGTATTTCAAAATGACATTAACAGCAAAGTGCTGGGGTTTGCTTTTGGGCTGATGGCTGAGATTGAGCGTAATCTGATTTCCATGCGTACAAAAGAAGCGCTTGCGAGGAGAAGGCAGGAGGGGAAACATTTAGGACGTAAGAAGGGGGATATGCCTAAGACCAAACTGCTTTGTGAAAATAAGAGGCAGCTTTTAAAGGCGCACAAGAAAGGGGCTTCCTGTGCATCGCTTGCCAGGGAAATGGGAGTCTCACGCACCACGATGTCCCGCTTTTTAAATCGTTGA
- the tpx gene encoding thiol peroxidase — translation MATTNFKGQPVRIIGEFIKVGSVAPDFELVKTDLSSFSLKDLNGKHVVLNIFPSLDTGVCAASVRKFNKLAAGLPDTVVLAVSKDLPFAHARFCTTEGIENVIPLSDFRFSDFDENYGVRMADGPLAGLLARAIVVIGKDGKIAYTELVPEITQEPDYDKAIEAVKH, via the coding sequence ATGGCTACAACAAATTTTAAAGGTCAACCGGTCAGGATTATCGGTGAATTTATAAAAGTGGGTTCAGTTGCCCCTGATTTTGAATTGGTAAAGACGGATTTATCCTCGTTTTCTTTGAAAGATTTGAATGGAAAGCATGTGGTGTTGAACATCTTTCCAAGTCTGGATACCGGTGTATGCGCGGCTTCTGTGCGCAAATTCAATAAGTTGGCTGCCGGCTTGCCCGATACGGTAGTGCTGGCCGTTTCCAAGGATTTGCCCTTTGCACACGCACGTTTCTGTACCACTGAAGGGATTGAGAATGTAATCCCGTTATCTGATTTTCGTTTTTCTGATTTTGATGAGAATTATGGAGTCCGTATGGCAGACGGTCCGCTTGCGGGCTTGCTGGCACGTGCGATAGTGGTTATCGGCAAAGATGGAAAGATTGCCTATACGGAACTTGTTCCTGAAATCACCCAAGAACCTGATTATGATAAAGCGATTGAAGCGGTGAAGCATTGA
- a CDS encoding DedA family protein, protein MESSAELIKWVLENLNYWVVTIFMAIESSFIPFPSEVIVPPAAWKSMADESMNIFLVVVIATVGADIGALINYYLARWLGRPIVYKFANSRFGHMCLIDEEKVHHAEEYFRQHGAASTFFGRLIPAVRQLISIPAGLAGMKLGPFLLYTTLGAGIWNSILALLGYLIYRFTDIKTTNDVYVMATKYSHEIGYVIMTVAVLVAAFLIYKGMKKK, encoded by the coding sequence ATGGAATCATCTGCAGAACTCATCAAATGGGTATTAGAGAACCTGAACTACTGGGTAGTCACCATATTCATGGCTATTGAAAGTTCGTTCATCCCTTTCCCGTCGGAAGTCATTGTTCCGCCGGCCGCATGGAAATCCATGGCGGACGAAAGCATGAACATCTTCCTTGTCGTTGTCATTGCAACCGTCGGAGCAGATATAGGTGCATTAATCAACTACTATCTGGCACGCTGGCTGGGACGCCCCATCGTATATAAGTTTGCCAATAGCCGTTTCGGTCACATGTGCCTCATTGATGAAGAAAAAGTGCATCATGCAGAAGAATACTTCAGACAGCACGGTGCAGCGTCCACATTCTTCGGACGCCTCATTCCTGCCGTACGGCAGCTTATCAGCATTCCCGCAGGCTTGGCAGGCATGAAGCTGGGGCCGTTCCTGCTTTACACCACACTTGGCGCCGGAATATGGAACTCCATCCTTGCTCTGCTCGGTTACCTGATCTATCGCTTTACGGACATCAAGACTACGAATGACGTATATGTGATGGCTACAAAATACAGCCATGAAATCGGTTATGTCATTATGACAGTCGCTGTACTGGTGGCAGCTTTCCTTATTTATAAAGGCATGAAGAAAAAATAG